The Euwallacea similis isolate ESF13 chromosome 21, ESF131.1, whole genome shotgun sequence genome contains the following window.
CAGAAATTCCACAGGTAAAAATAGTGCAATTGAACTCGATTTTCGTACACAAACCCTCGTTTCGTTCCCGCGGTATGCAGCATTCCCCGAAATAAGCGACCTATGTATGTTAAACAACAGATCTTCAATCGAAAATACGTGATTCATAACGCAATGGACTCTGGATAGGTGCGTCTACAGGATCTCACAAGTCGATTTTCAATTGCCGAGATATTGGTATCagaaaatgtcttaaaaattttttttccatttgtaataaaaaactCTAGATTTCAAcaatgaaatgaaatgaaataattaatatcataAAGCAATGTAATTTCGCAAGAACTTCatcgtaaaaaaatattttttgcacttGTGGCGTAAAACTAATTTACGCagttaacacaaaaataactCCGGCGCCACCCAAAAATGAAGCATTTTTACGTGTAGGAAAATTAAGTTATGCCGGGCTACTTTCACCTGAGGAATTTATAGAAAGCTTTTATCCATGTTTTTCGGGGACACCATCATTACAAAATAGAGcgttcatttaaaaaagacTTGAAGAAGTGTGCACAAATGTAATCAAGTAAATGCAAACTCGAATGCCCTTCATTTCAAATCCACACTAGATTTCCGTTTTTTATCGAAAGGGCGTTTTGTAATCATTAATGTTACCTAATGTGTGTTGATTACCTGAAGCAACAGACGCATATTCGAGGACACTTCTGTATGCACCTCGGACCAATTATTACCGGAAAATCTTTAAACACCACTTCACCCACATCGAAATCTCTGGTTGCAAACACTCCGAAACCACCTGTATCCGATTGTCTTATTTCCCACCCTGGCGAGTTTCCATCCAGAAGGTGATGTCTCTTCAAAAACGCCTTAATAGTTTCGTTTAAGCCAGTATTGGTTCTTTCGCACCGCCTCATTTCGTTTGTCgaagttgaattaaaattaaatcaactGGCATTCGGTAAGATGTTGTGTGAGAAACGTAACTTACCTCCACCTGGAGAGGGAGGACACTTATTTGAATAGGAGTTCAGTGGCGGAGCATTTGACTTAGTTAATATTCGACAATGGATATTTTTGACTCAATTGATATGGTAGGTACATAGCGTGgacaaaatttttgtttcattggtctggaattccaattttttccacgtttaaaatcaatttgcgtattgtaatttttcttctctAAGCCTATTCATGGCTGTTATGGTAAAGTACGAGTTTAGGTCAAACATATCTAGTAAGAATATCAGCAATATAATATTCTCGTTTAGTAGGTTCCAATAGGAATAAATCATCAGGAGAATGTGGAAACTTCAGGAgagaaataaacttttatttaaaatatactttttgcGCAATACCTAACTGCGTTAGACTTACAAATACAGGCACATTTTGCgttcgccatattttcaagaaatattatttgtttttgcttaaaataaattttatataaattatttcttgaaaacaCGGCGAACGCGAAATTCCTCTATATATAGCTTTCTAGCGCACTTAGGTATTTATCAAAACATGCCGATGTCACACGCATTTACTATTTGTGTTATAAATACTTGACTATTTACATGCAAAAACgtgcaaatttcaaattatattatCGTCTTATCGCTTATCATATCAAGATGAGCGAAGTGAAGTTAAATCTTAGAGCGTTTCTCTACTGAACTGCGGTAGTGTGAAGAGACCTCCATCCCTTGTTAACCCAAGAGTAATAtatggttacgaagatataaATGGTGCTCATATAGGACGTCTTGGgctaaatgttaaaaatagtgaaaacTATACAAggtcttcaaaaaaattcaaatatgtaCTTTCTTAAATGGAACCttctatatattattattctaCTACGTAGGTTTGTTCTTTctaattctgaaaaaaattgtccatGATACAAGTTCCTTGACTACGCCAGTGTTTTAACATTATGATCATGGTgaacaatttattttcgaggaaaatatgttaattggTTTTGATTGAATACGCCTAAACACTTGCAGAAAATAACATCCTTTGACTTTCGACCTCCAAAAATTCCACAAGCAAATGTCACTTGAGGCAATATGATGTAATATATTTTCGTTGCTGTATTTATTTCATGCTACAGATTTAGAACTGAATGAAATAACTGAATTTCTCCACATTAGGCtaactttgaaattatttaagtgGCGCATGACTACAACCGAGGATATTTAATATATAGAGCATTACAGCCACGGCTGAACACTCTGTTTATTTGAGCCACTCTGTATTAAGAAAATAAGAgccattttatatattattatccGTAGAATTTAAGtgttgtgaaaaaaattatccagtATCAGTTCAAGCTCCGATGTAAAATGAAAGTTAATTCCACCGGTAATTTCCTCAAGAAAATCTTGTATGTTTCTAATACGTAcatgaaaattataatagGACCGGAATTTTTGAGTTATACGAACAATGAGTGCCCCTATGTATAGAAGAGGTTACTCATATCATaacaaaaatgtcttaaaaagAGCTATGGGCactttgtataaaaatttcaagactgcaattttgtaaaaagataACTTTTTCGAGGAAATGAAAACTATATAGCACAAGTACCACATGCACGTATCTACCACGGTGACCTTAAAGATAACAAAATCTCATCAAGAGTATATTCCGCCTCTTAACTGTGAAATGTTATCCACACGAAAACGCCATACCATCGAGCAAAGAGTGTTCCTGCTGTAACCCGCGCTGTCAAATTGTTGAGTATTAAGTGTAATAGGATTTTTCGGGAAGGACAATCTGAATATAATCGATCCTTATCAGCTGATTTCTAACCAATGTGATTGGTTAGTTAATACCGAACATCAATCCCATTGGTTGAAAATCAGCTGAAAGCGATCAATCCGACCCAGATCGTTCTTTCCGAAataacctaatttttttccctcATACTTTTTCCTTCTTACTAATTTGCATCTGACCAGTCCAAAAATTGCGTTAACTTAAATTCCGCTCATTAATATTGCTTTTAAATTCAACTTCTGCAAATAATTACTATGTCTGCTGCTCCAGTTCGAGTCTCCCCCCTCATTAAggtaaaaatcattaaagacCCAACCAAATTTTCAGAGTTGGTGAGATTATGTAATACTAATACCTCAATTCCCAGTTCTTCAGATGGAGTTTCCTTGGTGTCGGCGTGGTATATGGGGCTTTCAACCAGAGTAGACTgtcaaagaaagaaataaaaattagggAATATGAGTCGAAGCAGAAAGCCATTCGTGATGAGAAATTGGCCTTCGAAAAAAAGGTAGCTGCTGAAAAAGAACTCAAGGAGTTAGAAGAAATGTCAAAGTGAGCAGAATCATTTGTTAAGCAATGTAGAGGTTAAGTAATAAGAATTGTATGTAAGACATAAACAAAAAGTgctataaattgtttttgtaaattatgaaTGTTTCTGTTGAGATCCAGATGATACAACAAACAGTCCCTTTAAGTAATAAACAGGCAAAAACAACTAATCAGCAATCAATATGTCATGGAGACAAACAATAAATGGAACTTTAAACCTGAGAGAGTAATTATATTTGAAGTTTCTTTTCATTTGTCAAGGCAGGTTATAGTCACCAAATCAACAAATATAACCAGAGGTGGTTCCAAaacatttacaataataatttaattcaaattggCTAAAGGAGAATGTTGGCCATCAGTCTCATTCAGAAATTAATATGTTAAAGGTGCATTTGTAGTACTGCATGTGGTTGTAGGTTgttaaaacgaaatttttaaatcataatgCATTTGTATCCAAAATCATAAAAAGTATAGAGATTGCAGCTAATTCACATAACTATTATTTTATACCTAATATTGATGTTAATAAATGattccttttattttgaaaactaataaaattctattaagAGTTTAAGaactataaaatatcaaaaattaaaacaaagtaTAAGAAATCCAACTTACTATAAGAGTGTTACAGGGTATTATTGGATTATGATTTGCACCAAAATACCTTAATCCCCAGTTAATTACCAGAAGTTTATGTCAACACATATGTATGTTACTATTCTACTTAgaccataaaaataaacataaattaaacggaataaaaaaataatggtcCTAAACTATGATTAAACTCTTTATTTTCGACGATCGTAGAAAAGATTTGTTATAATGAAACATATAGTGTGGCTCAAATTGATGATACATGTTTGGATCTTGAACAACTGAAGAGGTACAGGGATGGTTGAATAAAATGACATTGTAAGGTGGTCACTCTTATAAACACAGACCTATTTCTTCAATTCCTAAGCGTTCAAGACGATTTTGTTCATGACTCAAATTCCGCAGTCTCAAGGCTGgtgaattataaaattcaagtttATGGCGAAACCATGTCAGGTACACAGATCATTTGTTAAGTTGCACTTAACAACGTGACAAGAAAAGGATATATTTCTGggcttgaaaaattaaaccgGATGCTAGCAAAGCAGGCCTTGTGAAGACAATAATTCATTACACCTTATTAGCCATCATATGAGTTATACTGACAATCCTTTCCGGTTGTATATTGTTCGATGTCTTCATATGCATTcgcaacatttttattaaagccCGAATCGCTTGACATGCGAAAGTCCAATTGACGAAgaattaatcaattaaaaaacccTCGAAAACACGTAAAATTTAGTAATACAACAGAGGTGACAACTGAATTCAATTGGGTACACTGCTGCTTCTGTCGTTAATAGCGTCTTTATTTTTACCAATATGAATATCCAATGCTgtccataaaattaaaaattcggTTAATGGAAGGCTACAAGGAGCATATATCCTGGGACACTCGCTATATTCAGAAAAACAAGCCAATGTTATCGTAGTCTCCACTATAGACTGAATCTAttatatttcagaaataactaattttcatGCTTtctaaattagttttaatatgaTACTGGGTAAAAGTGTACTgattaaaaaacactaaattaaagaatattttcgaaaataccaCCGCCAACTTAAGGGAAGAGGCAGTGATCCAACTCTTAACGTGTAAATTACATGGGATCtaattatttctgaaattattgagatttggactacaacaaatttttcttatggatTCATTATATGGACACATGCATAAAATATTCTCCTTTCCTGccgaaacaccctgtatgtatcaatttttattctaCCGCTGtatgtgaaaatatttattagaaatatgaAGCAGTTTATAACTAAATCTCACCACTAAGTACCATCATATTTAAATCATTTGTTCCTCGCTATGAAACGTCAGACATCCCTCCTTATTTAAACAAGCCAATTCTTCAGTCATAGTATTAGTGTCTATGACATCTTTGATTTTTATATACTCAATATCCTCAACTTTACTGTTTATGTCAGCTTCAGCATCGGTTTGGTTTTCGGTCTTCTCATATCTCCCACCTTTATTCTTACTCTCCTTAGGACTTTCTTTGTGTTTAACCATTTCACCTACATCAGATTTGGTAACAGCTACCGGATCTCTTTTCCCGGATCCACTAGCCCCATTTTCTTTAGAATCTTCCGTGTTTTCAACATTCTTAACCCCATTAGATTTACTTCCACTATGActctctttttctttatatCCACTATTTTCATTAGGTTCTTTAGGATTTTCTTTAGTGTTATCAGTTTCAAATCCGGTAGAATCAGAGTCACCACGATATCCATCATCACATTCCTTAGTTCctttattttccttaaaatcgTTGTGTTCAAGAACTTCAGCATCAGAGTCACTTGCGGATGCAGGGGATTCCTcttcatttgaagaaatatgATCTCCACCTTGTTCCTGTTTATCTACATAACtataataagtaataattcattataaatgtaatgttttcttgttaaaagATCTTACTGTAAAAAGAATTTATCTAGTTTTTCTTTGCCTTCTCTGTAGTTCTTTCGGAGTGTATTTTCCAAAGATATGTCTCCCGATGCGGGATCCTCAGTATATTCAACGAAATCTAAATGTGAATCATATAATTCCTGTCTtcgttttttttgtaatatggAGCCCAGgtatttaaaacctttttcacCTGCAAGTATCTAATCATTAGTTTCTCAGCCattattactaaataattaatattttgttaacttTAAGAACTAATTTAACAGTTCATTTTCATAGgagctaaaaattttaatttatatttgtgcCAATAAAACCATGCATATAAATGTGAAATATTAAGTAAGCCTACTCTCAGTTTTTATTTCCTGTTCAGATAAGTCCAGCTTATGCTTAGTCACAATCTTccttatgaatttttcaaattcataatACGTAGGGAAATGCACactattattgtattttttactcaACGCCtgattaatttcattatacTTTGATTGTACGAATGAAATTCTGTCGTAAACCGGGCGTCCGCTAAAGGGATTACGTTTGATGTAAACACAATACTTTgcatatactttttttaaacgacTCTGGTACCTGAAAATGTATTAACAATACAACTAACTGACATTTGAAGTTAGAAGGTAAATCACCTATCAAGAATCATGTAGGATGAGTTGCCATCTTCCTCAAATTCTACTTCAGCTGCCTCTAAAtgcttgattttttttctcaataatttcataattttttccaatttttttactttgggCAAATGTTCTTCCTCAACCATTATACTGGTTGCTGTGATATGGGACTTTAAATGACtaaatattttgtgaaaaGCTATCACTGCCATCTTAGCTGCTCCACTATTGGgtgctttttttattgattcaaTGTTATGCTTCAAAAGATTTTGGAACATAGTCTCATTAACATGAGAcgcactttttttaaaatacttttccaaGATAGGAACTTTT
Protein-coding sequences here:
- the ATPsynE gene encoding ATP synthase subunit e, mitochondrial, with product MSAAPVRVSPLIKFFRWSFLGVGVVYGAFNQSRLSKKEIKIREYESKQKAIRDEKLAFEKKVAAEKELKELEEMSK
- the LOC136415821 gene encoding death domain-associated protein 6-like, with the translated sequence MSNPDQVISLSSSDEENKLKEPSVKRRKISPIIVPNVSISMFPISKAKYKKKQISKKKGIETVSLDSDDDDATSTSRTSGSTSGAITVNGKKSPASNICNSQEINALIDSIMGSDVAFKRNGVTIWKKKSETVSLLDSDSDSESKEKAENESRRSLLNETIKPIIIVDDNKTSKLKSSISSKSKAQIPVPETEVITIGPDDVSESGGIEGNEEVISSSCNKIDENTASKKAIVIPDSDEETEKENLDIESLENFSERSILPNVSKEENVCPESRALLEAFLEIVKESLKSSTFEEMLPTKVPILEKYFKKSASHVNETMFQNLLKHNIESIKKAPNSGAAKMAVIAFHKIFSHLKSHITATSIMVEEEHLPKVKKLEKIMKLLRKKIKHLEAAEVEFEEDGNSSYMILDRYQSRLKKVYAKYCVYIKRNPFSGRPVYDRISFVQSKYNEINQALSKKYNNSVHFPTYYEFEKFIRKIVTKHKLDLSEQEIKTESEKGFKYLGSILQKKRRQELYDSHLDFVEYTEDPASGDISLENTLRKNYREGKEKLDKFFLHYVDKQEQGGDHISSNEEESPASASDSDAEVLEHNDFKENKGTKECDDGYRGDSDSTGFETDNTKENPKEPNENSGYKEKESHSGSKSNGVKNVENTEDSKENGASGSGKRDPVAVTKSDVGEMVKHKESPKESKNKGGRYEKTENQTDAEADINSKVEDIEYIKIKDVIDTNTMTEELACLNKEGCLTFHSEEQMI